A single Vicinamibacteria bacterium DNA region contains:
- a CDS encoding tetratricopeptide repeat protein, translated as MIRVVGVVMAAAVLTAAGERGGASAGPPPREASPAYVGNQACLACHHSIQQSYSRTAMARTSGPALPNLIEGSFRHAPSGVEYRIFKEDDRALLSYSRSYDPNLRGTQLLKYYVGSNTRGRTFLFQIDGFLYQAPLNYYAERKLWDMSPGYEKLTEMELNHSVTPSCLFCHASGVQPQVRGTVNRFGGDVFRQDGVGCERCHGPGGDHVKGKGSMVNPAKLTGELRDGVCLQCHLEGQAEILKPGRRREDYRPGERLSDYVTTFVVADAARGGLGAVSHVESLEESVCKAKSGDALSCTTCHDPHRPPNPAEKAGYYRAKCLGCHLAMAERHHQEQPDCTACHMPRRESADVGHTVVTDHRILRKATHEEREPWAPGRRLVPFGNARSDPRDLGLAYAEVAERGDEFARAEALRLLEQVRPRYPADPALLTRLGYLYQMRGDLAPAASSYEQALAADPDRAVAAANLGVIYATRGQLNLSLPLWKSAFESNPQLSDLGLNLSRALCAAGDASGAREVLERVIRHNPDLGAARRLRADLTAGGKCGGP; from the coding sequence GGGGGAGAGGGGAGGAGCGTCCGCAGGCCCGCCTCCCCGCGAGGCCTCCCCCGCGTACGTGGGCAACCAGGCCTGCCTGGCCTGCCACCATTCCATCCAGCAGAGCTACTCCCGCACCGCGATGGCGCGCACGAGCGGTCCCGCGCTCCCGAACCTGATCGAGGGATCGTTCCGGCATGCTCCCTCGGGGGTGGAGTACCGGATCTTCAAGGAGGACGACCGCGCTCTTCTTTCCTACTCACGGTCCTACGACCCCAACCTGAGGGGGACGCAGCTCCTCAAGTACTACGTGGGCTCGAATACCCGGGGCCGCACGTTCCTCTTCCAGATCGACGGTTTCCTCTACCAGGCTCCCCTCAATTACTACGCGGAGAGGAAGCTCTGGGACATGTCGCCCGGATACGAGAAGCTCACGGAGATGGAGCTCAACCACTCCGTGACGCCCAGCTGCCTCTTCTGCCACGCCAGCGGCGTTCAGCCGCAAGTGCGGGGGACCGTGAATCGATTCGGCGGAGACGTGTTCCGGCAGGACGGAGTGGGTTGCGAGCGCTGCCATGGGCCCGGGGGCGACCACGTGAAGGGCAAGGGCTCGATGGTCAATCCGGCCAAACTGACGGGTGAACTCCGGGACGGGGTCTGCTTGCAGTGCCATCTCGAGGGGCAGGCGGAGATCCTGAAGCCGGGGAGAAGGCGGGAGGACTACCGGCCGGGGGAGAGGCTCTCCGACTACGTCACCACCTTCGTGGTCGCGGACGCGGCCCGAGGCGGGTTGGGAGCGGTGAGCCACGTGGAGTCGCTCGAAGAGAGCGTCTGCAAGGCCAAGAGCGGCGACGCCCTGTCCTGCACCACCTGTCACGATCCGCACCGGCCGCCGAATCCCGCCGAGAAGGCCGGCTACTACCGGGCCAAGTGTCTGGGCTGCCACCTGGCCATGGCGGAGCGACACCATCAGGAGCAGCCGGACTGCACCGCGTGCCACATGCCGCGCCGGGAGAGCGCGGATGTTGGGCATACGGTGGTGACCGATCACCGGATTCTGAGAAAGGCGACCCATGAGGAGCGGGAGCCCTGGGCTCCGGGTCGGCGGCTGGTCCCCTTCGGTAACGCGCGAAGCGACCCGCGGGATCTTGGGTTGGCGTACGCCGAGGTCGCGGAGCGAGGGGATGAGTTTGCCAGGGCCGAGGCACTCCGGCTCCTGGAACAGGTCCGCCCGCGGTATCCCGCCGATCCCGCCCTGCTGACCCGGTTGGGCTATCTCTACCAGATGCGCGGGGACCTGGCGCCGGCGGCGAGCTCCTACGAGCAGGCCCTGGCCGCAGATCCCGACCGGGCGGTCGCGGCCGCGAACCTGGGGGTGATCTACGCGACCCGCGGCCAGCTCAACTTGTCCCTCCCCCTCTGGAAGAGCGCCTTCGAGAGCAACCCCCAACTCAGCGACCTCGGCCTGAATCTGAGCCGGGCCTTGTGCGCTGCCGGCGACGCGAGTGGCGCCCGGGAGGTGCTGGAGCGCGTGATCCGACACAACCCCGACTTGGGGGCCGCCCGGCGGCTGCGCGCGGACCTCACCGCGGGCGGAAAGTGCGGTGGTCCCTGA